In a single window of the Luteolibacter sp. Y139 genome:
- a CDS encoding reverse transcriptase family protein: MPSRAHHIRLLAAALTAGPLDDPAAMVARAEPLVGDLRKARWLATLVEKLSREFGAQPRPTVREVAERIAAHPPFLKAWIAGQGRILPAFVELGMAPAEGAPRSWPVPPIATLGELSGELGLHSDDLGWLTAYGTAEHYRHCWHEKKSGGLRLIEMPKALLKHAQRQVLRRILDSIPPHEAAKGFRKGSSVRDFVAPHAGKHVLVRFDLEDFFPSITAMRVLRVLLTAGYPEPVARALTRLAIHAAPAAVLAEKSLPWAARRRLATPHLPQGAPTSPALANLCAFRLDCRLAGLAKAAGANYTRYADDLLFSGGEDFARQVKRFVVIAGAVILEEGFHPNHRKTRVMRQGQKQHAAGIVLNERPNLDRREFDRLKAILTNCVRHGPQSQNREGHADFAAHLLGKLSWVGFLHPAKEKTLREIYERIAWSE, translated from the coding sequence ATGCCCTCCCGAGCCCATCACATCCGACTCCTCGCCGCCGCGCTGACGGCCGGGCCGCTGGATGATCCGGCGGCGATGGTGGCGCGGGCGGAGCCGCTGGTCGGGGATTTGCGAAAGGCGCGCTGGCTGGCTACACTGGTGGAAAAGCTGAGCCGGGAATTTGGCGCGCAACCGCGGCCGACCGTGCGGGAGGTGGCGGAGCGGATTGCCGCCCATCCGCCGTTTCTAAAAGCGTGGATCGCGGGGCAGGGGAGGATCCTGCCGGCATTCGTGGAGCTGGGCATGGCTCCCGCGGAGGGAGCGCCGCGGTCGTGGCCGGTGCCGCCCATTGCCACGCTGGGTGAGCTGTCGGGGGAGCTGGGACTGCATTCCGACGACCTCGGCTGGCTGACCGCCTACGGCACGGCGGAGCACTACCGCCACTGCTGGCATGAGAAGAAAAGCGGCGGGCTCCGGCTGATCGAAATGCCGAAGGCGCTGCTGAAGCATGCCCAGCGGCAGGTGCTGCGGAGGATCCTCGATTCGATCCCTCCGCACGAAGCGGCGAAGGGATTCAGGAAAGGAAGCTCGGTCCGCGATTTTGTGGCACCGCACGCCGGCAAGCACGTCTTGGTTCGCTTCGATCTTGAGGACTTCTTTCCCTCCATCACCGCGATGCGTGTGCTGCGGGTGCTTCTAACAGCCGGCTATCCCGAGCCGGTAGCCCGCGCGTTGACTCGCTTGGCCATTCATGCGGCTCCTGCGGCGGTCTTGGCGGAAAAGTCGCTGCCATGGGCGGCGAGGAGACGACTGGCAACGCCACACCTCCCCCAAGGCGCGCCGACCTCGCCTGCCTTGGCGAACCTCTGCGCATTCCGGCTCGATTGCCGTCTGGCCGGTCTCGCGAAGGCGGCAGGAGCGAACTACACGCGTTACGCCGATGACCTGCTGTTCTCCGGCGGCGAGGATTTCGCGCGGCAAGTGAAGCGCTTCGTCGTCATCGCGGGTGCGGTGATCTTGGAAGAGGGTTTCCATCCGAATCATCGCAAGACCCGTGTGATGCGACAGGGGCAGAAGCAGCACGCTGCTGGCATCGTCTTGAACGAGCGGCCGAACCTCGACCGCCGCGAATTCGACCGGCTTAAGGCGATCCTGACAAACTGCGTGCGCCACGGTCCGCAGTCACAGAATCGCGAAGGCCATGCGGACTTCGCGGCGCACCTGTTAGGCAAGCTCTCGTGGGTCGGTTTCCTTCATCCCGCGAAGGAGAAGACGCTGCGCGAGATCTACGAGAGGATTGCCTGGAGCGAGTAA
- a CDS encoding sensor histidine kinase: protein MPEPFTTFSTAAALAALAALGMTALRLRRAKKEFNEEVSAWKMKLDLDLRQAKRERDQLLDALGDAFMLVDANSRVLFANKAARTLFRGRDLTGRTVQEAFLDQRLAAALMRCLETGEPTVTRAIVPQQSSPLGDQERRGMNAWVIDAARLSDSPADDPTTRVVIRDVTNEYQTEQIRKDFVANASHELRTPLAIINGYLENLIDDDLLDDKELTRRFLKVMRKHTERISRIVEDMLVISRLESGEAAALKVKPFRIRSCVSDVLERLESVIHNQQATIKIDMPDIDLSLAGDRFYWTQVLFNLVENALKQNPRAGLTVTVGCSCTDESTQIWVADDGVGIPSADLPHIFRRFYRVEKHHSQEEIKGTGLGLSIVKRAVEAHGGSIRVSSTPGQETRFTMEVPRDAEARLLAEAEANSLPELQKTEG, encoded by the coding sequence ATGCCCGAGCCATTTACTACCTTCTCCACCGCTGCCGCACTGGCCGCCCTTGCGGCACTGGGCATGACAGCGCTCCGCCTGCGACGAGCGAAAAAGGAATTCAACGAGGAAGTCTCGGCATGGAAAATGAAGCTGGACCTCGACTTGCGTCAGGCGAAACGGGAACGCGACCAACTGCTGGACGCGCTCGGCGATGCCTTCATGCTAGTGGATGCGAATTCCCGGGTGCTCTTCGCCAACAAGGCGGCGCGCACCCTCTTCCGCGGCCGGGATCTCACCGGCCGCACGGTGCAGGAGGCCTTCCTGGACCAGCGTCTGGCGGCCGCACTGATGCGCTGCCTGGAAACCGGCGAGCCGACCGTGACGCGCGCCATCGTACCACAACAATCCTCCCCGCTCGGCGATCAGGAACGCCGCGGGATGAACGCCTGGGTCATCGACGCCGCCCGGCTTTCCGACAGTCCGGCGGACGACCCCACCACCCGAGTTGTGATCCGTGACGTGACCAACGAGTATCAAACCGAGCAGATCCGGAAGGACTTCGTGGCGAATGCTTCCCACGAGCTCCGCACGCCGCTGGCCATCATCAATGGCTATCTGGAGAACCTCATCGACGACGATCTTCTCGACGACAAGGAACTGACCCGCCGCTTCCTCAAGGTGATGCGCAAGCACACCGAGCGCATTTCGCGCATCGTGGAGGACATGCTGGTCATTTCCCGCCTCGAGTCCGGCGAAGCCGCGGCGCTGAAGGTGAAACCTTTCCGCATCCGCTCCTGCGTCAGCGATGTGTTAGAGCGCCTCGAGTCGGTGATCCATAACCAGCAGGCGACGATCAAGATCGACATGCCGGACATCGACCTGAGCTTGGCCGGTGACCGCTTCTACTGGACGCAGGTGCTTTTCAATCTGGTCGAGAACGCGCTGAAGCAGAACCCGCGCGCCGGCCTCACGGTGACGGTCGGTTGCAGCTGCACCGATGAATCGACCCAGATCTGGGTGGCGGATGATGGCGTGGGCATTCCCAGCGCCGACCTGCCGCACATCTTCCGGCGCTTCTACCGGGTGGAAAAGCATCACTCGCAGGAAGAGATCAAGGGCACCGGCCTGGGACTCTCGATCGTGAAACGGGCGGTCGAAGCGCACGGCGGAAGCATCCGCGTGAGCTCCACGCCGGGTCAGGAAACACGCTTCACCATGGAAGTCCCCCGCGATGCCGAGGCTCGGCTCCTCGCTGAGGCCGAAGCGAACTCGCTGCCGGAGCTCCAGAAGACGGAGGGATAA
- a CDS encoding response regulator transcription factor, which produces MQKILIVEDERDIADLVGFNLERAGYNVLKAHDGITGTEVAIRERPDLVILDLMLPGKDGYGVFKELRRDSRSRDIPVIMLTARAQTEDRIQGLEAGADDYLTKPFSPKELMLRVQAVLKRSDGPPGSVEVTYGPFRFDKNSLKFYLEGEPVELTSTEFKLLLFLTERAGKAQDRNDLLRTVWGYSDEVHSRTLDTHMKRLRQKLGEHAAMVETVRGIGYCVSSL; this is translated from the coding sequence ATGCAGAAAATCCTGATTGTCGAGGACGAACGCGATATCGCCGACCTCGTAGGTTTCAACTTGGAGCGCGCGGGCTATAACGTGCTGAAGGCACACGATGGCATCACCGGCACCGAGGTGGCCATCCGCGAGCGTCCCGATCTGGTGATTCTCGACCTGATGCTGCCGGGCAAGGACGGCTACGGGGTCTTCAAGGAACTCCGCCGCGACTCCCGCAGCCGGGACATCCCGGTCATCATGCTCACCGCCCGCGCCCAGACCGAGGACCGTATCCAAGGCCTCGAAGCCGGTGCCGACGACTACCTGACCAAGCCCTTTTCGCCGAAGGAGCTCATGCTCCGCGTGCAGGCCGTGCTGAAGCGCAGCGACGGCCCGCCAGGCTCCGTGGAAGTCACCTACGGGCCCTTCCGCTTTGATAAGAACTCGCTCAAGTTTTACCTCGAAGGTGAGCCCGTCGAGCTCACCTCGACTGAATTCAAGCTGCTGCTTTTCCTGACCGAACGGGCAGGCAAGGCGCAGGACCGCAACGATCTGCTCCGCACGGTCTGGGGTTACAGCGATGAGGTCCACAGCCGGACCCTCGACACCCACATGAAGCGACTCCGTCAGAAACTCGGCGAACATGCAGCGATGGTTGAAACCGTGCGTGGCATTGGCTACTGCGTGTCCTCTCTCTGA
- a CDS encoding Lrp/AsnC family transcriptional regulator, translated as MQHTIPVEHSDPINAQILAVSEDLVSGFHRHPFHVIAEKSGVDLGTVLERIRAMLEAGVVRRVRQTLLSTKLAHGALVAWKVPEEKLNDAFDFMSKEDPFSGHVVIRSTDTEVSGSGYRLWTTLKVPVGESLDEHATALLRLTGATEYLLMPAHGVFALGVGHVRRRALEPGDKAEETAVMMTTVPVDLTQEEWDVLLALKEELLPEEVIASPWDSRAIKAGVSVDRFCEVATTLNDKKVIGRFSTFLEHVKPSSTGERVTRFNGLFHWAVPKGREIEAGGEVGRHYCMTHCYWREGGPQFGDVNIMGVVHGTEKPRVLEHKAAIDRHLESIGIPVSYTNVFWGGRSEIKPSEISPIVYREWHAKHSGQ; from the coding sequence ATGCAGCACACCATCCCCGTCGAACACAGCGACCCGATCAATGCGCAAATCCTCGCCGTTTCGGAGGATCTGGTGTCCGGATTCCACCGGCACCCCTTCCATGTGATCGCGGAAAAGAGCGGCGTGGACCTCGGCACGGTGCTGGAGCGGATTCGCGCGATGCTGGAAGCTGGCGTGGTCCGCCGGGTGCGTCAGACGCTGCTTTCCACCAAGCTCGCCCACGGCGCACTGGTCGCCTGGAAGGTCCCGGAGGAGAAGCTGAATGACGCCTTTGATTTCATGTCCAAGGAGGATCCGTTCTCCGGCCACGTGGTCATCCGCTCGACGGATACCGAGGTCTCCGGCTCCGGCTACCGCCTCTGGACCACCCTGAAGGTGCCGGTCGGCGAATCACTCGACGAGCACGCCACCGCCCTGCTGCGCCTGACGGGGGCCACGGAATACCTTCTCATGCCGGCCCATGGCGTGTTCGCGCTCGGCGTGGGCCACGTCCGTCGCCGTGCGCTGGAACCCGGCGACAAGGCTGAGGAAACCGCGGTCATGATGACCACGGTCCCGGTCGATTTGACTCAGGAAGAGTGGGACGTGCTGCTGGCCCTCAAGGAGGAGCTCCTTCCCGAGGAAGTCATCGCCAGCCCGTGGGATAGCCGCGCCATCAAGGCCGGCGTCTCCGTGGATCGCTTCTGTGAGGTCGCCACCACCCTCAATGACAAGAAGGTCATCGGCCGCTTTTCCACCTTCCTCGAGCACGTCAAGCCGTCCTCAACCGGCGAACGCGTCACCCGTTTCAACGGCCTCTTCCATTGGGCGGTGCCGAAAGGCCGCGAAATCGAGGCAGGCGGCGAAGTCGGCCGCCACTACTGCATGACCCACTGCTACTGGCGCGAGGGCGGTCCGCAATTCGGCGACGTCAATATCATGGGCGTGGTCCACGGCACCGAAAAACCCCGCGTTCTGGAGCATAAGGCCGCCATCGACCGCCACTTGGAAAGCATCGGCATCCCGGTTTCCTATACGAATGTCTTCTGGGGCGGCCGGTCCGAGATCAAGCCGTCCGAAATTTCCCCGATCGTCTATCGCGAGTGGCACGCGAAGCATTCCGGCCAGTAG
- the gap gene encoding type I glyceraldehyde-3-phosphate dehydrogenase, with protein sequence MTTIAINGFGRIGRLVFRALVEQGHLGTTFNVVAVGDIVPADNLAYLLKYDSTQGKFNGTVTSKKSKPELEEDDVLVVNGHEVKVVSARTPDGLPWKELGVEVVIESTGLFTAAEKAKGHIAAGAKKVIISAPAQGEDGTFVQGVNDELYDPANHHIISNASCTTNCLAPIVHVLLKEGFGIEEGLMTTIHSYTATQKTVDGPSKKDWKGGRSAAINIIPSTTGAAKAVALVCPEVKGKLTGMSFRVPTPTVSVVDLTVKTTKATSLNEIKAALKKASETYLKGILAYTEDEVVSTDFIHDAHSSIFDAGSSIELNPTFFKLVAWYDNEWGYSNRVIDLLTDVVKKGL encoded by the coding sequence ATGACCACCATCGCCATCAACGGGTTCGGGCGCATCGGCCGCCTCGTCTTCCGCGCTCTCGTCGAGCAGGGCCATCTCGGCACCACCTTCAACGTTGTCGCCGTGGGTGACATCGTGCCGGCCGACAACCTCGCCTACCTGCTGAAGTACGACTCCACCCAGGGCAAGTTCAACGGCACCGTCACCTCCAAGAAGTCCAAGCCGGAACTGGAAGAAGACGACGTGCTGGTGGTCAATGGCCATGAAGTCAAGGTCGTGTCCGCACGCACCCCCGATGGCCTTCCTTGGAAGGAACTCGGCGTGGAAGTCGTGATCGAGTCGACCGGTCTCTTCACCGCTGCTGAAAAGGCCAAGGGCCACATCGCCGCCGGTGCCAAGAAGGTCATCATCTCCGCTCCTGCACAGGGCGAAGACGGCACCTTCGTCCAGGGCGTCAACGACGAGCTCTACGACCCCGCCAATCACCACATCATCTCCAACGCGAGCTGCACCACCAACTGCCTCGCCCCGATCGTCCACGTCCTTCTCAAGGAAGGTTTCGGCATCGAGGAAGGCCTGATGACCACCATCCACTCCTACACCGCCACGCAAAAGACCGTGGACGGTCCTTCGAAGAAGGATTGGAAGGGTGGCCGCAGCGCTGCGATCAACATCATCCCGTCCACCACCGGTGCCGCCAAGGCCGTCGCGCTGGTTTGCCCCGAAGTGAAGGGCAAGCTCACCGGCATGTCCTTCCGCGTGCCGACCCCGACCGTGTCGGTGGTCGACCTCACGGTGAAGACGACCAAGGCCACCTCGCTCAACGAGATCAAGGCCGCTCTGAAGAAGGCTTCCGAAACCTACCTGAAGGGCATCCTCGCCTACACCGAAGACGAAGTGGTTTCGACCGACTTCATCCACGACGCGCACTCCTCGATCTTCGACGCCGGCTCCTCCATCGAGCTGAACCCGACCTTCTTCAAGCTGGTCGCTTGGTACGACAACGAGTGGGGCTACTCCAACCGCGTGATCGACCTCCTCACCGACGTGGTGAAGAAGGGTCTCTGA
- a CDS encoding alpha/beta hydrolase fold domain-containing protein translates to MPHASSTIPTSRTFASATRALLFPLLASGAFAQQADPFAAIDANKDGKLSRAEVPEQLRPQFPLVDTNRDGFVSKEEFQAAVGAQGGGGKATETELLKNIDYAGSDNPRQKLDLLLPKDHATKKRPLVVFVHGGGWKSGQKEDGLDVIRAVTSTGDYAAATINYRLSQEAKWPAQIQDCKAAIRFLRGKADEYGIDAAHIGVFGMSAGGHLVSLLGTENDDATLEGTIGAFAKVSSRVQCVVNFFGPTDFFSDYLPNPTPEKAEGRKMVVELLGRDEAEARQNAKAASPVSWVTKDDAPFFTAHGTKDTLVPFSQATLIHTALEKAGVESHLVAMEGAGHGFASPELNQRIRVFLDMHLRGIPGEISSEPIKIR, encoded by the coding sequence ATGCCTCACGCCAGCAGCACCATCCCGACGAGCCGAACGTTTGCATCCGCAACGCGTGCGCTCCTTTTCCCGCTCCTGGCTTCCGGCGCATTCGCCCAACAGGCCGATCCCTTCGCCGCCATCGATGCCAACAAGGATGGCAAGCTCAGTCGCGCTGAGGTTCCCGAGCAGCTGCGCCCGCAGTTCCCCCTCGTGGATACCAATCGCGACGGCTTTGTTTCGAAGGAGGAGTTTCAGGCCGCCGTCGGTGCCCAAGGCGGTGGCGGGAAAGCGACAGAGACCGAGCTCCTGAAGAACATCGACTACGCTGGCAGCGACAACCCGCGCCAGAAGCTCGACCTGCTTCTCCCGAAGGATCATGCCACGAAAAAGCGCCCGCTGGTCGTCTTCGTCCACGGCGGCGGGTGGAAATCTGGCCAAAAGGAGGACGGGCTTGATGTCATCCGCGCGGTGACCTCAACCGGTGACTACGCCGCGGCCACCATCAACTACCGGCTTTCCCAAGAGGCCAAGTGGCCGGCCCAGATCCAGGATTGCAAGGCTGCGATCCGCTTCCTCCGAGGCAAGGCGGATGAGTATGGCATCGATGCCGCCCACATTGGTGTCTTTGGCATGTCCGCCGGTGGGCACCTCGTCTCGCTGCTCGGCACCGAGAATGATGACGCCACTCTGGAAGGAACCATAGGTGCCTTCGCCAAGGTCAGCAGCCGCGTGCAGTGCGTGGTGAACTTCTTCGGCCCGACAGATTTCTTCAGCGATTATCTTCCGAACCCGACGCCGGAGAAAGCTGAAGGCCGGAAGATGGTCGTGGAGCTCCTGGGTCGCGATGAGGCGGAGGCCCGCCAGAATGCGAAGGCCGCATCGCCCGTATCATGGGTGACCAAGGATGACGCACCATTCTTCACCGCCCACGGGACCAAGGACACGCTGGTCCCGTTTTCCCAAGCGACCTTGATCCACACCGCGCTGGAAAAAGCCGGCGTGGAGAGCCATCTCGTCGCGATGGAAGGAGCCGGCCACGGCTTCGCCAGCCCGGAGCTGAACCAGCGCATCCGAGTCTTCCTCGACATGCACCTGCGCGGCATTCCGGGGGAGATTTCCTCGGAGCCGATCAAGATTAGATAA
- a CDS encoding PH domain-containing protein: MSEEVLWKGSPSQVLNLGKYLVALLLAAGIAVGGLLSAMPFLWAALVVPLVWILWTFIETKSIRHELTTERIRMTRGIFNQKLDDVELYRVKDTSMERPFWYRVFGLSTLLIETSDRSQPHIEIKAIRNGDELRETLRKQVEFWRDKKRVREVDMDETLVDGDAAGSDDHTMA; the protein is encoded by the coding sequence GTGAGCGAAGAAGTTCTCTGGAAAGGCAGTCCGTCGCAGGTTCTCAACCTCGGCAAGTATCTAGTCGCGTTGTTGCTGGCCGCCGGCATCGCCGTCGGCGGGCTGTTGTCTGCGATGCCGTTCCTTTGGGCTGCCTTGGTGGTGCCGCTCGTCTGGATCCTGTGGACCTTCATCGAGACCAAGAGCATCCGCCACGAGCTGACCACCGAGCGGATCCGGATGACCCGCGGGATCTTCAACCAGAAGCTCGACGACGTGGAACTCTACCGCGTGAAGGACACCTCGATGGAGCGTCCTTTCTGGTATCGCGTCTTCGGGCTTTCCACGCTGCTCATCGAGACCTCCGACCGCTCGCAGCCGCACATCGAGATCAAGGCGATCCGCAACGGCGATGAACTTCGCGAGACGCTGCGCAAGCAGGTCGAGTTCTGGCGGGACAAGAAGCGCGTCCGCGAGGTGGATATGGACGAGACCCTGGTGGACGGTGATGCTGCCGGCTCGGACGATCACACGATGGCTTGA
- a CDS encoding TIM barrel protein, with amino-acid sequence MTDLPGRTPHTPIAVNIEMWFEGSFVERIDQAAALGFPAIELWSWRDKDLVAGAEALRKHGLVATQFTAWGFGQQINHPDFPKEDFVAEIAAACDAAELLPGCERFCVVGGDNIPGLTKEQMHASVIEKLRAAVPVLEAKRKMIILEPMNPYNHPGHCLYGSADGIAICEAVGSEWVKLNWDLFHMQRYEGNLIDSLEKGKEWIGYVQFADSPARNEPGTGEIRYSEVFRKVRELGLPLPLGAECLPKGGDARRAAERLYQVDLESA; translated from the coding sequence ATGACTGATCTTCCCGGACGCACGCCGCACACGCCGATCGCCGTCAATATCGAGATGTGGTTCGAGGGCTCCTTCGTGGAGCGCATCGATCAAGCCGCAGCACTCGGCTTTCCGGCGATCGAATTGTGGTCTTGGCGTGACAAGGATCTCGTAGCTGGCGCGGAGGCTCTCAGGAAGCACGGCCTCGTTGCCACGCAGTTCACGGCGTGGGGTTTCGGCCAGCAGATCAATCATCCGGATTTCCCGAAGGAAGACTTCGTCGCCGAGATCGCCGCTGCCTGTGACGCCGCGGAACTTCTTCCCGGTTGCGAACGTTTCTGCGTGGTCGGCGGTGACAATATCCCCGGCCTGACAAAGGAGCAGATGCATGCCTCCGTGATCGAGAAGCTCCGTGCTGCCGTGCCGGTGCTGGAGGCGAAGCGGAAGATGATCATCCTGGAGCCGATGAATCCCTACAATCACCCCGGCCATTGCCTCTACGGCAGTGCTGATGGCATCGCCATCTGCGAGGCGGTGGGCTCGGAGTGGGTGAAGCTGAATTGGGACCTCTTCCACATGCAGCGCTATGAGGGCAACCTCATCGACAGCTTGGAGAAGGGGAAGGAATGGATCGGCTACGTTCAGTTCGCCGACTCACCAGCGCGCAATGAGCCGGGCACGGGCGAGATCCGCTACAGCGAGGTCTTCCGCAAGGTCCGCGAGTTGGGGCTGCCGTTGCCTCTCGGTGCCGAGTGCCTGCCGAAGGGGGGAGATGCACGCCGTGCCGCCGAGCGTCTCTATCAGGTGGATCTGGAATCCGCGTGA
- a CDS encoding endonuclease/exonuclease/phosphatase family protein, with product MKWRSRLLPKPLPFLARLAALVGCFPILGLFGGLQWKLDLFNHFQVQYAVFIALAVIVLLLAKSFRLAALAAVFLVVPVVRLAPSFIWSGSKAVGTPVRIANFNVYTANTRYDDAIKWIHEADPDVIFLPEVDNVWAMALGPLQASHPYSIDHPVEGNFGFSFYSKLPIVSQEIIPCGQLALPLLKARLKGPGGEFVFFGAHPVPPTTEFWSDERNEFLRMIAEEVSKEALPVIVAGDLNATRWSIGMKPLWNVGLNDSSLGHGAGSTWMRGNLLLAVPIDHILFRDAKDKPGLMNCRKRWIGPDIGSDHRPVVAEIAW from the coding sequence ATGAAGTGGCGCTCACGTCTTCTCCCCAAGCCTCTGCCATTCCTCGCGCGACTGGCGGCGCTGGTGGGGTGCTTTCCGATTCTCGGTTTGTTCGGCGGGTTGCAGTGGAAGCTGGATCTCTTCAATCACTTCCAAGTCCAGTATGCGGTGTTCATCGCACTCGCGGTGATCGTGCTGCTCCTTGCGAAGTCGTTCCGGCTCGCGGCCCTTGCTGCCGTATTCCTTGTGGTTCCCGTGGTGCGGCTGGCTCCGTCCTTTATCTGGAGTGGATCAAAGGCCGTCGGCACGCCGGTTCGAATCGCCAACTTCAATGTCTACACCGCCAATACACGCTACGATGATGCCATCAAGTGGATCCACGAGGCCGATCCCGACGTGATTTTCCTGCCGGAGGTGGACAACGTGTGGGCAATGGCCTTGGGCCCGCTTCAGGCAAGCCACCCCTATTCCATCGACCATCCGGTGGAGGGCAACTTCGGCTTTTCGTTTTACTCCAAGCTGCCGATCGTCAGCCAAGAGATCATTCCCTGCGGCCAATTGGCTCTCCCCTTGCTGAAGGCCCGGCTCAAGGGACCGGGCGGAGAGTTCGTTTTCTTCGGCGCTCATCCGGTGCCGCCAACCACCGAGTTCTGGAGCGATGAGCGGAACGAGTTTCTGCGGATGATCGCGGAGGAGGTTTCAAAGGAAGCGCTGCCCGTCATCGTTGCCGGCGACCTCAATGCCACGCGTTGGAGCATTGGCATGAAGCCGCTGTGGAACGTGGGACTGAACGACAGTTCACTCGGCCACGGCGCGGGAAGCACCTGGATGCGCGGCAACCTGCTGCTGGCCGTTCCGATCGATCACATCCTGTTCCGCGACGCCAAGGACAAACCCGGCCTGATGAACTGCCGCAAACGCTGGATCGGCCCCGACATCGGATCCGATCACCGGCCGGTGGTCGCAGAGATCGCGTGGTGA
- a CDS encoding endonuclease/exonuclease/phosphatase family protein, producing the protein MLPKLRALLAVVAVSTGCLPVIGWIGGGFFWPLDLLNHFQYQYALALPLMALALFWMKSRRVAIASLVLLLVPLGRIVPSYLPPKPVKTDGTPVRVASFNVFVSNDRYQDTLDWVKKANPDFIYFTETTETWADALEHLHEDYPHSIEEGTGFAFYSKLPIRSHEIIHCSDIEFPLLVARVATANGDVTVFAMHPLPPVSPHWSRALDETMAVLASEVKKTSGPVILAGDFNATRWGHKFEPLREAALRDASYGKAPGATWMRGNPIISIPIDRLLYRGEDMDCQRFEIGPALGSDHRPVIAEFVW; encoded by the coding sequence TTGCTCCCGAAACTCCGCGCACTGCTCGCGGTGGTCGCGGTCTCGACTGGATGCCTGCCGGTCATCGGGTGGATCGGCGGCGGCTTCTTCTGGCCACTCGATCTGCTCAATCACTTCCAATATCAATACGCGCTGGCCCTGCCGCTGATGGCGCTCGCCTTGTTCTGGATGAAGTCCCGCCGGGTCGCCATCGCCAGCCTGGTGCTGCTGCTCGTCCCGCTCGGCCGCATCGTCCCCTCTTACCTGCCACCCAAGCCGGTGAAAACCGACGGCACTCCGGTCCGGGTCGCCTCTTTCAACGTGTTTGTTTCGAATGACCGCTACCAAGACACCCTCGACTGGGTGAAGAAGGCGAACCCCGACTTCATCTACTTCACGGAAACGACGGAGACGTGGGCGGATGCACTGGAGCATCTTCACGAGGACTATCCCCACTCCATCGAGGAAGGCACCGGCTTCGCATTCTATTCGAAGCTGCCCATTCGCAGTCACGAAATCATCCACTGCAGCGACATCGAGTTCCCGCTGTTAGTCGCGCGGGTCGCGACTGCAAATGGAGACGTCACGGTGTTCGCTATGCATCCCCTGCCGCCGGTTTCACCGCATTGGTCACGAGCACTCGATGAGACGATGGCCGTCCTTGCCAGCGAGGTGAAGAAGACCTCCGGGCCGGTCATTCTCGCAGGAGATTTCAACGCGACCCGCTGGGGTCACAAGTTCGAGCCCCTCAGAGAGGCTGCGCTGAGGGACGCCTCCTATGGAAAAGCACCCGGTGCGACTTGGATGCGGGGCAATCCGATCATTTCAATCCCCATCGACCGCTTGCTCTATCGCGGCGAGGACATGGACTGCCAGCGCTTCGAGATCGGCCCTGCGCTTGGATCGGATCACCGGCCCGTGATCGCTGAGTTCGTCTGGTAG